The following DNA comes from Vespa crabro chromosome 25, iyVesCrab1.2, whole genome shotgun sequence.
ctctttatctacattgtgagttaatattattatgattttctaACTTGTAACAAAGTCTATACAAAGAACATCAAGTTTTTAACAGATTGTGTTTGCTagttatataaagataatatatagttataattgcgTGATCAGGACTAAAATCGAACTCTGTAAAGCATCAATGAGATTagaattgataattttttaccGTTGGATATTTATCAAGTTGTATACAAGTATCACAACTTTGTCAATATCAAAAACGgaaagtataaaattaatttgttgcgaatttctctatggGTATGTACCAATAAAGGTGAACTGTTtcctagaaagaaaaatttaataagaatataatgtacaaataattaattttcatttactttagaaaaatatatatatttaccttaatagatgtaaatttaaaatatcttctggaagattttttaataatctaacAAATGCTAATGCAATAGGAGTTCtcattagattttatttttctatatttataaagaactTTTCTCTGATCCTGGAACTTGATGATTCCTTGTAATTGACATagtaatctttttaatttatttaaactttattttttttttaacttattttCGGTTATAGATCATTctgattatttctttatagatTGTCTTCGAAAttaactatttctttttaattattataaataatattttccagcgatataacaatattagttgCACGTAAGTATATACTAGATCttgatttataaattcatcttttaaaatattagaataatgTTACAAGATCTGATTtccaaaagaattaaattgatatattacTGTATTAGATCTTCAAACATAAACCTTCTAAAGTCagtaatttcatattaattaatcttacAATATCTTCAACAGAAATCGCAGTAactcttaattaattttgacaATGAAGACAACTTTCTGTACcaatactattaatataaaatgattggaTCGAGTAAAAGTGATGAAAGCAAATCTAAAAGTTTTTACATTTTAGAATTAATATCGCCACAGATATTTAAATTAGTTGGCAAATCATGAATgcgtattttatttcttttatatgttttaatcATAATACCCATTATAGCttgtaaaaattgataaaaatatctttaaaaaatcgTTTCATAGATTTGTCGCTATTTATCTAAAACATAAAATTGTTatggaaatataattaaaataaatatattaagtatgCCATTTAAAATACTTACTCCAATATTAGCTGTAGAAATAGAACATCTCGCTTGTCTAAATATTCTAAAAATGAATCAATTACATAACATTTTTTACTAAgcaattaatataacaaattctcttacttgttttttaaattccaATAACTCTCTCTTAGATTCAGgagatttcatttttgaagccatttttcatttcataaaaataggTTTTGATTTCATCATTGTCCTGACTTCTGTAACTTATACGATAAAAGACGTTAATATCTATTCTGTTGACTCTTTTAGAAAATCatttgaattataatataaaatataaaattaaaaaatattataattaaaaatataattaaaaaatagaaaacaatattaaataacatataatattatgaaaaatcacatttatttttgaataatatcTGAAATGTATCTCTGTCTTTATGACGTGTTGACTTGTTCTTCATTTTGAAaaactatttaaaaattgtatttagtGATTctaaattcaatttatattttgtaacaCGGTCTActttacttattaattaatatatattatagttcatACATAGATTCTATAATGATCAATACATATAAAACTTAAGaggttagaaaaatataaacctggataaatttatgattattaatatttgtttgagtctttaaaacatttataataatgtgaTAATACATTGATGCCttttagattattttcttcattctatTTAAGCCTTTCTACTTTGATTagcagaaaaaataaaacaactgACTTAAGCGACATTGCGTTATTAACTCGTACTCTTACCATGGTGGCGCTCTTGTATTCTTCTAGTTTTTGCGGGATGTTCGATTCATATttgcttttcataattttttacaatttttagaAGTAGAACTTCCTCATTTATTGACACTTATGTATTAATCACATTTATGTGCCCGATCGATAATTTCTGTCGTACTTACGTACAATATAGAgggagaatattaaaaaataaagaaaaaatccttTGCCTGTATGTAAAGTTTAgcaaataaaagtaaagtagtagtttacaattatttttcgaatatttgaGGTTTTATAATTCTAAATCTGTTTGAAATGATGGGTTGTTCGGAaagtaattttgtttttttttttttttgtgaaaatgaaagacaattttcgtataatgaacaaatattttattaaattatatattggcAATTCTGCTCCAATACCTTTTGCCATATTTCTGGTAGTAGCATGATTCCACGCTCATAAAATTTTTGGTCTTTGCTGGCAAAAAACTGATCGAGGTagtttttgatttctttatttgAAGTGAAGGTTTTACCGTCAAAAAATTTTGCAGTGATcggaacaaataataatccgaAGGTGCCAGATCTGGAGAATATGGTGGGTGTAGCATTGTAACCAATTCTAACTGTAAAAGCTTTTGGCGAGTGACCAAACTTGTATGAGGTCTTGCATTATCTTGGAGGAACACTACACATTTTTTGTTGATTAATTCTGACCTTTTCTGTTGAAGTGCATCATTCAGTTTGTCCAGCTGATGACAATAAATTTCCGAAATAATTGTTGTGTAATCCGGtaaaatctcaaaaaaaaaaacgattcctTTAAAATCCCACCAAACAGACAGCATCACCTTTTTTTGATGGATATTGGCTTTGGAAATACTTTGATCCGGTTCATCTTTTTTGCTCCATGATCTCTTGTGTTTGACATTGTTATATACAACCCATTTTTCGTCCCCAGTAATGATGCGCATCAAAAATGTATCATTTTCGTGACGTTTAAGAAGCGAATCACAGACGTCAACGCGACGACACAAATTTCTCTCCCTGAGAACATGGGGAACCCATATATTGAGCTTCGAGGTTAAACTCAGGCCTTTCAAGTGGTCATAAACAtttgaatttgataaatttaatctcTCACCAATCTCACATGTTGTTACATGTGTCTCACGGTTTGCATCAACTAATGCTTTTATCGTGTCTTTATCAACTTTAACCGGCCTTCCAGAACGTGGTTCATGTTCGACATCAAAATTGCGGAATCGAAATTTTACAAACCAGCTGTGGCACCGTTGTACTGTCAACACATCTTCTCCATACAcattgaataatttctttctggcTTGAACagcatttttctcttttctatagtaaaaaagtaaaatatgacGAAAATGCTGCTTATTGCTCTCCATATTTAGAAGGACACTAACCAAAAACTACTGGGTAGAATCAATTGGACTTTTTTACACACAAGCCTTGTTATATCAGCTCCCAAAACATATAATGATTACGCTGCTTAAGTGTGAAGTTGGGtgcaaaaaaatacaattaaatcttCAGTcgggaaaaaatgaaattacttTCTGAAAAAcccaataaatttataaatatgtacattctATAAAGCAGtagttatttttaaatatggttgcaattttttctttctctctttcttttttttttagatcaatGCATTGTAATTTTTGAACTGTCTCTATAGATAGGAAAGATCGGGACTAAATGTTCTAATGTTGAGAAAACATGTAGAGAAtacataaaatgtattatagttaataccaTACATCAtttaaatgaaacattttgTGATAACATTggaaataacagaaataattaatgtaaagaaaattaaaaacttcgactatgttaaaatatagGATTGGTAGGATGtagaagagagggagataatAGGCGTGGCCAAATAGCGGTGTATAAACGAATGCTGGCTCGTGTTCTCTCGAAGTAATCTTACTGTTGCTGCTCATCAGCTGTGTCCTCATAACGTAATATTTAGAAAACTTGTTACATGTTGTTACAGTTAACACACAAAGCGTCGGCTACTGtaactattaaaataatcaatttcggtttaaaatataattctaatagTAATCTTATAGTTAAAAggttaattacttttttttattaaaaatttataacattcCATCGGCAGTATGCAActcaaaaaatttatttaaccaGAATAAAATTTACTAGGCTTCCACTGATTTTATCAATGTTTCAAACTTCGATTCTATCATTTGTTCAAAATATTCgttttaaattgataaataaattgtttggAATTGATAAATGTTAACTCAGTCATTTTGTATACTCCTCAAAGTTCCAGCTTCCCTCCAGCAAAATATAACTAAATTTAGTTATGTTTGTATAATTATACAGAtttgtcaaagaaaaaaaatgtagtaaAAACATATTGCTTTTTAATGCTTAAAAGTCATATATGATCTtaaaatgtgaaagaaaaattattcgtttgtAAATACACCGTAAGTTAATATACAAAGATGGATAATAATACCTACagtttgttatttgttataattatcttttatactccgtcaatttgaaatattttcatataaaatttagaaatgAAATGTTACGGTAGAGTTCactatatttgtttatttttcgactatttaaaaaattcgataGAGTCAGTACGTGCAGAATTGTAAAGTACTTTCGAGGAAGGAAACCGagtttaattgattaaaatagaagaaaatgctGCCTCTCAATTCTATTTTGCAAAGCAGTTACACGTACTTTATCGACTGTTAGCGGTTGAATGTCCCACATACGTTCATTTCGATCGTAAATACTTCTCTGTCAAAATCAAAACAGACTTcggttataattatactttttcttatgTCTATAGGAATGTTAAACCAAACTTTTTCTTactatattattcattttgctAAGCGTTGGGGACGAAAAACTGATTAATAAGCTACTGTTCGATAAAATGCTAATTAGATCACGTGACGATAGTGACGTAGATCATGAATACGACagatcgaaaagaaatgagaCGGCGAGTGATGAATTAAACATAAATTCGTTGTAACCTCAGAtccaaaaaaattaatttatcttcttttcctcttaaaTTTGTGTTGGctatatctctctcattcgtaCATAATAATCGCTTTCTCATAGCAGATTATGATTTTGAAAATCGTAACTAAAATtacctataattttttttcttttaaatgtgtggaagaagaaattaaatcctattaaatttgataaattttcagTTTTGATCTCTATCGAATATTGCTCCCCAATTTTGTATTGTAACATTTGCTCTTCCAcatctctttgtttttatttttctctttactcttGAAATTGCAAAATATTCATGTTCattcgtaatatttatcgTTGAGAAACTACCGCAAGACATAGAAATATCATTTAGGTAAGAACCCATTTATCTTGCAATGCATAGCCcatttttacatttcaaaTTAGGGGACTCGAACAAAACTTAGGCACTATAAATTCTTATTTCGTCTTTACTATCTCACTTCTCCCAACatccaattaaataaatatgtttcaTTAAGAAAATGATGTTCTATAAGTTCTTtctaatatattgtataaccTGATTTATTGTAATcttgtatatatgataataaattagtCTTTAAGTATTGatgattatcaaaaaaaaaaaaaatgacgcaTACATTACTaagattatttaattcaatcaCGAAATATGAGATAACGTGATTTACATATAATCAGatacgataaatttcatttcgatttaaataagccgtcgaatattttcaatggttATTCAGAAAAGAACAACAAAGGAAGGAAAGCTTATGTAATATAACTAGTTCAGCATAAGTGGACGAATTTAGTCTAGTTAGGTCGTTTAGATAACAGTCATTCATTTACCTAAACATTTACTCTTCCACATTTCcgttgcttttatttttccctttgtttttcatattgtaaaaatataattattcattcgaAAGCTGTACGTATATGCATAAATGCATATTTCAAATTACATTTGTCGATCAGTTTCGTGCGAGTGTAAAAATGAATGTAACTTTTTAGCTTCTAGTTCAGGCCCTTTCCTTTACTTTAAAGCCATATCCATTCTAGAATACGTAATTATGTGTTGTTAAGAAAATCACATTTTATAACTTCTTGTTAATAAACCATATAGTCTGacgcatatataataataagtcgacattaatattatgcattaatgttataatcaaGTCGCCCTCCGGAATGaatgattatgaaaaaaaagcaataaaaaatatcatgtgcatttattatttttttattattatttttgccatagcttacaatttctttttaccttaTCCTTTATCTTATCTTCGTGTAAGAAAATCACGAACTGTGggattatttgaataataattagaatcgGTAAATATCAAATCGacttaattaattcattcagaTATGTTTAGTGATAAAGCCTAGTGATGGATGAGGGCAACAAAGAGAAGTTTGGATTATTTAgaagattaatgaaaaaatttgcattgaataattatattttttttttatctgttacgggatatgaacaataattttcaatggCAAGCGTTCACCGtttaattaatagtaaaattaattgcCATGATTTGTCTTAATGAGACGAGTGGAAGTCGATGGTCTACTTGATtagttttgttcttttaaatctatttacaATAGATATAGACATATTTTACACCCATTTGTAAAGGAACAGgatgaatatgaaataatttattgtatgtaaatagatttatacacaaaacgattaaaagaaaataagtacaTTCAATTCGCTATATAATGCATGATGATAATCTAACctatcatttgttttttattactttgtttatttttcgacgtttaacataaaaatttctaatgacaatataaataaaatggttatttataatagaaactATATTAGAGAATAATAGTCTTTGTCAAGAACGTGGAAAGTGCagttgagaagaaaaaatccgCGAATTCTTCCAATTGTAGCCTGGAAATGTAtatagtaaatttattttgaattttaaatatcatgcACGTGtcgtagaaaaattaaaatcatattaaattcaataagtttttcaataatattgcttttaaatttaataatattcgcTCTTTCGCAttgttttgcttttatttccttttttgacatttatattggagaatataaatatttattgggAAACTGTAAATACGTAGATTTAACATATTTCAGGTTGGATTTATTGACGAGTTTCGTGCAATTAGAGAAACGAACCAATCTAATATCTGTgcgatatagatatagatatagatatagttataagaatttaaatatttgctTCGGAATGAATATTTTCCTCTGTCATCCGATTATAAAAACGGGCATATGAGAATTTTACTCAAGAAAGAGGTCAGTTAGTTAACAATGCAGAATGTGTTTTAGGGCAAaagatatgaattataattcgAAAGGGAAATAAATGACTTACAATCTTTCCTCCTCATCTTGATTTATTgttgtttaataatattacgaaacATAAGATTATGCAAATTATAATCAT
Coding sequences within:
- the LOC124432357 gene encoding histone-lysine N-methyltransferase SETMAR-like, producing the protein MESNKQHFRHILLFYYRKEKNAVQARKKLFNVYGEDVLTVQRCHSWFVKFRFRNFDVEHEPRSGRPVKVDKDTIKALVDANRETHVTTCEIGERLNLSNSNVYDHLKGLSLTSKLNIWVPHVLRERNLCRRVDVCDSLLKRHENDTFLMRIITGDEKWVVYNNVKHKRSWSKKDEPDQSISKANIHQKKVMLSVWWDFKGIVFFFEILPDYTTIISEIYCHQLDKLNDALQQKRSELINKKCVVFLQDNARPHTSLVTRQKLLQLELVTMLHPPYSPDLAPSDYYLFRSLQNFLTVKPSLQIKKSKTTSISFLPAKTKNFMSVESCYYQKYGKRYWSRIANI